TTGACCAGAGCTGAGGGGAACAACTTGCGGGATATTCCGCAAGTCTCCCGGCTGTTTCAGACGTGGAGAGACCGCTGAAGAGTTCGGGGAGGCGATTGTCACGATACTTTTCCTTCGCTTTCAAGAGATCTGAGGCGAGCCTCTTTGCCTTTTCGAAAAAGCCGTAATTGGTAAGCCCAAGCATAATCAGCGAGTTGTCGTGCGGCCAGACGCTTCCGTTATGGTACGAGAAGGGATTATAGCGCTTCATCTTGCTCGAGAGAGTTCTTATTCCCCAGCCTGTGTACATATCCTCTGAGAAGAGTCTGTCTGCCAGAGCATCTGCTTTGTCTTCGTCCACTATTCCAGTCATGAGACAGTGGCCGGGGTTAGAGGTTATCGAATCTACCGGAGTTTTGTTCTTGTCGAGAGCCGTAGCAAAGTAGCTCTCATTTTCGAGCCAGAAATCACGGTTGAAATTGGGCTTCAGAGTTGCCGCTTTCGAAGCATAAAGAGAGGCCATCTCTTGTTTGTCAAAGAGAACAACGAGCTTCTCGAGGCATTTGAAAGCGTCGTACAGATAGCCCTGAACCTCTACGAGGGCAAGGGGAGGTTCGGCAAGCCTGCCGTCTGCAAAGTTCACCGAATCGGCAGAATCCTTCCAGCCCTGATTGACGAGGCCGCCGCCAGAAGGAGCAAATTCGACATATCCGTCGTTATCGGGGTCGGCATATTCATCGATCCACTTTGCGGCTGCCATGATGTTCTTCTCGATGGATTTAATGAAGTCAAGATCACCTGTCTGCCGGTAGTACCTGTGAGATAGCATTATGAAGAGAAGGGTCGCATCGATCGTTCCATAGTATCTTTCGAAAGGCAATCTTCCTGACAGAGAAAGCTCGTTCAGGCGGGTCTCGTGGACAATCTTTCCCGGCTGAGCCTCGGAATAAATCTCTTCTTCACAACTCTGGAGAAGAGAATGGATCTTCAGTATGTTCCTCGTGATCTCTGGAAGAAGATCGACCGTCTGGAGTCCGAAGATTAGACTGTCTCTTCCGAAGACGGTGGCGTACCATGGAAGTCCCGCGCCCGGAAAATCGCCATATACCGTCGGAATCATAAGCATCTTCAGATCTCCAATTTCCCTTTCGCCTACTTGATTAACGTTCCCAATCAACTGGAGATTCCCCACAGGTCTCTCTGAAAGCATATCCTTGAAGATCTCTTCTTTCTTCACGGCCTTGCTCAATCTCAGTTTGCCCGAGGCCGTCGCGCTTTGCCCCGGCCTGAGCTTTAGAGCGAGCGAGGGTAGCGAGTTTTCTATGACATCCTTTTCGTAGTCGCTTTCATACTCGAGGCTGTTGAGTGAAGAAGCAGATACCGTTCTGGACGTTTCCAGCCCACTGTAAGCATCGTTCTCTCCCCTTATCGTGAAGATATCATCGAAGGCGCAGCTGATTTCGTAATCGAAAGTCAGCTGAACCTCTTCAAGCGAATAGTTGCTCGCCATCAATTCTACGTACAACGTGTTTCCTACCACACGTAGGGTTTCAGACAGAAGGATATCGAAATGAGGAACTTCGGGCCTTGACCTTCCCAGATAGCGGGCTTCTGTTCGATCCCATGAGAAATCTATATGAAGTCTTTTGAGGTAAATCGAGGCTTTCAGAATCATTCTGGATATGAAGCGGGTATCTTCCAGATAAAGGCCTGCCGCCTTTTCGCTCTCACAGTCTATAATCCCTCTTTCATCGGTAACTGCCATGAGATTCCCGTTCTTCAAGATCTTCACGAGTTCACCTCTCTTGCCGATCGAGCTCGTAGATTCCGAAATCTTGTTTTGCATCAAAATTGGCCGCTTTCAGGACTTTGCTTTCAATAATCTCGACCAGCCGCCGTATTTTCGATTCGAAATCAAATAAGACAACTATGATAAGTATTTCTACTGGTTACTTCTCTTCGGTCTTCTCAATCTCTGACTGTTTAAGCATTAACGCCTCTTCGAGCGGTTCGTCGAGCAGATAGTGACTGAACCAGGCGAGATTCTGTCTCATTATCGCCCTGTGTATACCGGGCTTGTCTGCGCCGTGCCCCATTCCCTTGTATATCACGAGCCTTACAGGAACGCCCATCTCTCTCAACCCCTGATAAAGCTCAAAGGCGTTCGGTGGTGGAACTCTGGTGTCCGAGGCGCCGTGTTGTATGAGGGTCGGTGTCGAAGCATTCTTAATGTAAGTCATCGGCGATGTCTGCTCGTATATCTGAGGATCTTCCCAGGGGTTGTTGCCTAGGTGGCGGTGACAGAATTCATGAATATCGGTGTTAACGTGATAGGTCATCCAGTTGGATATCCCGGCTCCCACCGAAGCGGCTTTGAATCTGTTCCCGTAAGTCGCACAGAAGGCCGAGATGTAACCTCCCTGGCTCCATCCCATGACTCCAAGGAGGTCTTTGTCCACAAAACCTTTTTCGATAAGACGATCGACACCGCTAACCACGTCTTCATAATCTCCAATACCCAGGTTTCTGTAATTCAGCTTTCTGAAGTCTCTCCCTTGGCCTTCGCTGCCCCGGTAATTCGGCTCAAGTACGAGCACTCCTTTGGACACAAGCTGCTCCACAGGATAGTAGCTGCTCGTGATCATCGCCGCCAGGGCCGTCCATGTCGGACCGCCGTGTACAAGCACGACGAGCGGGTATCTCTTGGAGCTGTCGAAATCTTCTGGAAGATTGAGAACGCCGTGTATCTCCGTACCGTCGTAGCTCTTCCAGGAGATCCGTTCCTTCCTCACTCTTTTCCTATACGGGTAAAAAACGGCGATCTCCGTTATCTTCTTTCCATCTAAATAGATTTCAAGAGGCTCCGCATTGGTCCCCATCGCAGTCGCTATATGTTTACCATCAAGGGTCACGCTGGAGGTCAGGACCAACTCGTCCTGATCTGTCAGACGTTCGAGATGGCCATTCATGTCCAGAAGGCCAAGGCTAATTGTGCTGTTCTCGATCCAGCTGACGAAGAAGCCCCTCTCTGTCCAGGAGACCAGTTCAACGTTCAGATCGTCTTCGACGTTGATCCGTTCTTTTGAGAGATTGAAGAGATCTGCAATCTCAATAGCTCCGTTATCCATCCAGGGGTCTTCTCCATCTGGCACCACGACGGCGAGTTCCTTCGAGTCAGGAGAGAAGACGAAGCCTCTCGGATGCTTAAAGGGCAGTTCTTTCAGTTTTCTTTCGCTGTCCATAAGCATGACCTTGGCTTCATCGAAATCGTTGACGTCGCTTGTAGGCGGAGCCATGAGTGCGACGTAATTGCCGTCCGGAGAAAGAGAGATCGAAGAAACATGGAATTCCTTCTCATCTGTCAGTTTATCGAAGAGAGTCTCTTCAGATCTCATATCCTTGGGCAGTTCGAACCTTGAAAAGTACTTCTTCATCGCGCGTGAGAGATGAATGAAGAAAAGAGAGCTGTTTTTCGGTTCCTCGTCTATGTATTCGAATTCGCCGAAGTTCTCCTTCCTCTTTTTCAGTTCATCGCTTTCAGGAGAAGCGGCAACCAGGTAAAGCCCGTCGTTCTTTCTGCTCCACTTTATCTGACTTATGTCGTTTTCGAAAGTAAGCAGCTTGAAAGCTCGCTTCTCTTCGAAATCGAAGATCATGACGTCGTTCTTGTTTTCGCCGCCGGTCTTCTGGAGAAATGCAAGTTTACTCGAATCGGGAGACCAGTCGGGAAGTGAGCAGTCGAATTCATCGTTCGAGACATGTAAAATGGTCTTAATTGCTGCATCATAAACCACAACTGTTTGCAAATACTTGTTTGTGTTCCAGTCGGCGCGCTTCAGTATATAGGCAAGTTTCTTTCCATCGGGCGAAATTACCGGATTGTTTACGATCGGAAGCGAAAGCTGCTCTTCAATCGTGAGATATCTGTCGCTCAAATCATACCCCTCCCATCTAAGATAAGAAAACTATACTATCATAGTCTATCCTTTGGAAACAAACAAAATGCCTGCCAACAGCCTTCTCTCCGAATCAAAGTCTATTTCATGCGCCATGTCATGACATCACTTTAAGACACTAGATTCCGGCTCTCAGATATATAATCTTGAAGAAGCTACGTAGGAGAGGTTTTCTCTATCGTTCATATTTGCTATCTAATCCATTCTCTTGGCAGGATTCATTCGGGTTTCGGATAACAAATGTCAATCCCGCCTGAATGAACTAAAGGAGATGTTGGCATGAAGATTACCTTCCTTCCTCGCTCTCGATTAGGCAAGTGGGGCTTCTCTCTGAGTATGGCCTTCATCCTTTTGCTCTTTGCCCAGATACAGTTCTCATTGATTCCTTTGCCAGTCTTCTCTGTTATGACTCTAGGAGTGGCCGGCTTTGTCTTATCTATCATCGCTTTTATAAAGAGAGATAGAGCATTGGGAACACTGCTTTCCATAATTATCGGAGCCGTGATTATCTTCGTATTTGGATCGATACTGGTCATGTCTACCGACCTCTTCAAAGGCTTTCCCGTTGCGAAGGACTACCTGGAGAAGGCGGAAGGAAACGATATGTCAGGAGACGGAATGAATCTCGGAGATATTTCGCAGTCAGGAGAGCAGATCTTTTTCGTAGAAAAGAACAGGCTGTACACCATAAACATCGACTGGACGAATCGCAGAGAGGTAACGAATTCTCCGGTCAGTTCTATCTTTCTTTCCGGTGACTGGATTTACTTCACAAACGATCGAGATGTGAGCAACCTGTATAGAATGAGGAAGGACGGAAGCGAGCAAATGAAACTGAGTGAGGACAATGTCGCCCATTTCTACGTTCTAGGTGATCACATTGCCTACAGCACGAAGAAAACGCTGGCCGAGTTCAACGAAATAAAGAAGGAAGCGCTAAATACAGAAGACGCAACAGTGGAAAGCGATGTGGGGACACTATACATGATGAAAACGGACGGCTCGGAAAAAATCGCGCTCTGCAAAGTCTCCCTGGAGCCGGGCAGGGTAATGATATCCGAAGAGTGGATATACTTCGAAGACTATCAGAAGCTGTGCAAAATAAGGATCGATGGATCAGACTACACTTTGATCTCTGAAAGGGGAAGGTTGGGTTTCGTTGAGGATGGTTGGGTTTACTTCGTATCGGTTCTCGATCCAGAAACTCGAGCTTATGATGATCTTGAGATCTGCCGTATGAAGAAAGACGGATCCGAAACTACGGTTCTCTCCTCTGTGAACAAAGTTAGCAGCTCTTGTTTCGATAACGGTTGGTTCTATTACGTTCTCCATTCAGAAAAGGGTCTGTACCGAATGAGGCCAGATGGATCGGAAAGAGAGAAACTCAATGAAATAAACATCTGGCAATTCGACGGTGTAGCCGGAAACTGGATGTACATTACTGACTATGCCGGCCCCAGGTATCGCGTCAAGCTAGATGGCTCGGTAGGCACCAGAATAAACTGAACCCTTTCTTTTGACCGGGTTACACATTCCGCTTATCATCTTCAACAACCTTTTTTTACGAAGACCCGCAGATTCGAAATCCTTGTTCTTTTGCTGTATGAGTTTCCGGCCACGCTGATTTGGAGTGTCTCCCTGTATAATTGGCTCAAAGCTTGCACTCGCTTAATACCCTTTGACTTGCCGTATCTTGAATCGATCTTGAAATCGGTGAATTGGATGTAGTTCCTATAAAAAAGCAATTCCCGTCTCAAATTTGATCATCGCAGCTTCAGCTAAGTGTCACATTAGGCTAATTTGCTTTGGTTAGAAAGATAATTGAAGTTTTTATGATTGCCAAACCACACCGAACATTGGTCAGAGTTCCCAGGAAAGAGGAGGAATATTCGTGGTTTCAAAGAGACTGGTAATTACGTGCTTCCTACTGCTTGTGATGATCTCGAGCTTATTTTCCGTTCAGCCGGAGCTGACTCTTGATCCGGCTGAGGCAAAGTCCATAGCGAGAGAGGCCTATATTTTCGCCTACCCTATGCTTGAGAACTACAGAACAATGTACCTGCAATTATTGAGCTGGGGAAAGCCGAACGAATTCACACATTTCAAACAGCTGTACGGGCCCAAGAACACGATGATTGTCCGTCCTAACAACGACACCGTTTACTCAATGGTATGGATGGATCTTACGGTCGAACCAATTGTGATATCCATTCCAGAGATTCAAAACCGATACTTCGCATTCCAGCTAGTTGACATGTACACTCACAATCTAGATTATATTGGAGCGAGAACTACCGGCCCTGGCCCGACGACATTCATGGTTGCCGGTCCCAAATGGGAAGGGGAAATCCCCTCAGGGATAGATAAGGTGGTCTTCAGCGAAGGCAATTTCGTCTACTGTGTAGTGAGAACGGGCGTGAACAGTGAACTTGAAGGAGACCTTCAGAAGGTTCTCGAGATACAACAGCAGTACAAATCGCAAACTCTCAACGATTATTGCGGAAATCCCGTCATGGAAGAGAGTCACACCTTGGATCTTCCTCCTTTCGATCAAGCCGTTGCAGACTCGATCGGGTTTATCGGATACTTCAACTTTCTTCTCGGGCAGCTCGAGATACACCCTTCGGAGAAAGATCTCATTCAGGGTTTTTCGAAGATTGGAATCGGACCTGACTATCCGTTCGACCCCACAGGTTTTTCAGAACCGATCAGAGAAGCTATAGAGGCGGCGATTGTTGAAGCCCGGGATGAAATCTATGCAATGGAGACAAAGATAGGAACCATCCAGGACGGCTGGTCTCTGCCAGAGAGAATCTTCGGGAATAGAGAAAGGATGCAGGGACTATATCTGATGAGGGCGGCGGCGGCCCATCTGGGATTATATGGAAACGATCTCGAAGAGACTTTTTATCCTAACTGCCTGTTCGACGGTGATGGCGAAACGCTTGATGCTTCAGAATACAATTACGTGATTAACTTCAGTAAGGATCAGCTGCCTCCGGTTGATCCAAGAGGATTCTGGTCGCTAACAATGTACAACGAAGGCCAGCAATTTGTCGAGAATCCCCTAAATAGATACTCTATCGGCGATCGATCCAAACTGAAATATGGCGAGGACGGTTCTCTCGTTCTATATCTGCAACATGAATCTCCGGGAGCGTCGAAGGAGTCGAACTGGCTTCCGACACCTGACGGGGAGTTCAAGCTCACCATGAGAATCTACATACCGCTGCCCGAAGGTCTGGATCCTCTTTACTGTCCGCCGCCAGTTCAAAAAGCCGGTGCTGTCGGTGAGTAGTAAGCTGTTTACAAGACAACCCATGAACTCTACGGCGATTGGCAGGGACTGATTCTTAACCAAAACTGGAATACTTTGGCTCAACTTTGACAGCAAGGGATCTGCAAACAGCCGAGCAAGCGGGAAGACGAGAAGAAAAGGAGACGTGCCACCACAGGGATCTATGAGTGGATTGCGAAGCATTTTCTTGAGTGCTTTTAAGAGGTTCTATAAATGGGCGTCTTTCATAATGATGGACGCCGTTTTTGTTCTTGAAAGACTCTCCTTTCAACGATGCTAATCAGGGAGACCCTCCTTCCTATGAAACGCTAATTCCATTCAAATCAGATACGGAAATGCGGGGTAAGAAGTGTGTTTTAATTTCTTCCTATCTTGCATGTCTTTCACTTCGCACTATCTTCAAAGAGACGAAAGGCCTTCAAGCCGGTAGATTATCGAAGTGGGTAAAACGTATGAAAGACTATAATAGTTATGAATTGAAGATGAGGAGACTACACATGAATACTGTTGTCTGTATTGGAGATAGTATCACCTATGGCCGCGTGGGTGCAAGTTACTTCGAGATGCTGAAAAGTGAATTCGGGGGAAAGTTCAAGTTTATAAACAGTGGAATAAACGGAAATCTTTCTTACGACGTTCTCAAGAGAGTAGACGGAGTAACCAGTTTGAAGCCAGATATTGCTGTTCTCCTGGTAGGAACAAACGACGTGTGGGCGACCTACTCAGAAAAGACCATGAAAGCCTATATCAGAAAGAACAGACTACCCGAGAGACCTTCAAAAGAGAGCTACGCCAGAAACCTCGTAGAAATCCTGAAAAGGCTAAAGACCGCTCCCATTGCTCATATAGGAGTAATGTCGCTGCCTTTGATCACAGAAGAACCCGAACATATTCTCTTCAAGAGAAGCGTGGAATACTCTGAACTGATTAAGAGGATAACCTCACAGATGGACTTGTGCTATATAGATCTCAATGAACGTCAACGCGATTATCTGACAAAGGATAAGAAAAATCCTTCTTCAGGGCGGGAAGTCTCCTGGGAATTCACATTACGGATGATCTTCAAGCACATCCTATTGAGAAAGAGCTGGGACGAACTATCGCAGGAAAATGGATTTCTGTTGACGGTTGATCATGTTCATCAAAACAGCACGGGGGCGGCCTTGATCAAGGATTGCGCCTCTGAGTTCCTGAAAAAGCTTTCGCTTCCAGATGGCTGATTTCTTCAACGCACATACTTAGAATAGTGATCATTAGCTGTTCAATTATCCAATTCGATCGGGTTACTGTTTAGGGGAGCTCTTCCTTCTTCATAAATATGTTAGAACGAATCGTCTATAACGAACCGAAAGAGAGCACTGATAACGGAACAATATCTACTGTTTGATTCATCAAAAACCAGTAGATCCTGTGCAGAAGTACTAAAAGTGACCATTAAAGGAGCCTCAAACAGTAGCCCTGAACATGACCTCAAACAGAACCATTTTGGGGCAGGTTTTCAGGGCAGGCTATGCGGAATGATGAAGTAAGGAGTTGGTAAAGTCGCTGGAGACAAAGATCTTCTCTTTTTTCAGGTTATTCCCCTTCTCCAAGTCATTCTGAGATGATTCTGCTCAGAATCTCAACGCGAAAAAGTGAACAGCGGCAAGTACCAAGATCCAAGTTGTAAGTCATAAGTGCAAAAACTAAGAAGGCAGTTCTCGGCATAAGCAAGCCAAAAAAGGTTCTTCATTCATAATTGCATTTCTTATAGTGCAACTCAGATCAAGAATTCGACTCTCATTTCAGATATATTTGTTTCAGGAGGGGATCGCTATGTACGAATGGTACGAAAACGTTCAGCAGATCATCGAGCTTATCGAGCGAAATCTAGAAGATGGGCCGACTCTCTCGGAAGTGAGCGAAAACCTTTTCTATTCACCCTTCTACTGCACAAAGAAGTTTCACGCTCTAACAGGCATGAGGCTGAGAGACTACGTCCGACTTAGAAGGATCTGCAAGGCCGCACTAGAACTCCGAGACACAAAGAAGTCGATCGCAGAGATAGCAATCGACAACGGGTTTTCCTCACAGGCGGCTTTCAGCAGATCGTTCAAGAAAGCGTATTCGATTTCACCCAAAGAGTTCAGAACGTCTCCAAAGCCCCTTCCCCTTCTGCTTAAAAGGATCGTCTACGATCCCCACGTTTTGGGCATCAAAAGGAGGTGCGACTTGAGCGAAAAGGAACTGGAAAGGATCAAAGTGAAGATCGAAAGACTTCCAGCACACAAGTTTATCGGAATCAGGAACATCAACGCTAAGGGATACTTCCACTTCTGGGAACTTCAGGAAAGCATTCCCGGTCAAGACTGCCACACTGTTACGGGTCTGCTCGAAAGCATCCAGAGCCTTCACGGTCAGATCGGTGGATGGTACTTCGAAGGAGATAAGCGGGGCTATCTATACGGAATCGAAGTGCCGCTCGATTACAGTGGAGAGGTACCCGAAGGTATGGAGTGTACTATCGTTCCGGAAAGCGAGTATGTGGTCTTCTACTACCCGCCGTACGATTACGATGAAAACAACACAGCGGTAATGTCAACTGTCAATGAGCTTGCATGGAACTGGAATCCCGAAGATTCCGGCTACGAATGGAACACTGAAAATTCGATCTATCAGAGAAGCGACCCCGAGAATTATGGATATGCTATCTGCCGTCCCGTTAAACCTCTGAAAAAATAGCAGAAAAAGCCCCAGGCGCCGGGGCTTACTGTTGGACTTCCTTTAGGTCGATAATCATTGAACTTTCAAGTACTTTTGCTTTTGAGTACTATCTCTGCTGTAATCAAAGCAGCAAGATCATATCTGCAACGTCTGTTGATAGAGAGCCCTTGTTAATTAGGCATAGAAAGAAGAAAGAGCGAGTGTTCTTTCCGGGTATCTTGATTGCGATAACTTAAGCGAATACCTCATAATCGACACTAGAGTTTTCCTCAGTAAAGATTTCCGTCATATCTCCCTCCAGGCAAAAATAAACGACTCTCTTTCCTCTTGAGAGGACTTTGTTTCAGATGAAGCAAGATGGTATTCTTCTTATGAGTAATCGATTACGTAATCGATTACTTAGAGAAGGAGAAGTGAAGATGGCCGTTAGAATTAAAGATGTAGCGCGGAGGGCAGGAGTTTCAACTGCCACTGTTTCAAGAGTCCTGAATAACGTTTCCACAGTCAGTGAAGAGAATAGAGAAAACGTTCTCAAAGCGGTCAAGGAGATGGGCTACAGTCCTAACGTTCTGGCCAGGGGCTTCAGAATGAAGAAGACTTTCACCGTGGGGATGGTCCTTCCAGATCTATCCAATCCACACTTCCCGTTGATGATGAAAGGTGCGGAGGAAGAACTCCGAAGAAAGAGCTACAACCTGATAATTGCCAATTCAGATGGCAAGCTGGAATTCGAGAGGGAGGCAATAAGTACGCTCCTTTCAAAGCATGTCGATGGAATTCTCTTCATTGGATCCGGCTACAATAAATCGGTTGAAACCCTAATAGAGGAATCCGGGTGCCCGATCGTGTTATTGGGAAGACGCTGGTCCAAGACTCTTCCATCAGTTTCCATAGACAACTTCAGCGCCATGAAGCACGTTTTTGATCACCTTTACAGCGAAGGGCACAGGAGTTTTCTTTATCTTGGCGGTCCTGAAGATGTTTCGAGTTCAATAGATAGAGAAGAGGCTGCCAGGGCTGTTGCGCAAGAATATTCCGGCGTAGTGGTGAAGATAACGAGAGGGCAGTTCACATATGAATCCGGTTATGAAAGGGCGTTCTCTGAGCTGTCGGACCACGGAAGCGGTTATGACGCGGTTGTCTGTGCGAACGATCTGATAGCCTTCGGAGCTCTTGTTTCGTGTAAGGCTCTTTCGATAGGAGTTCCCGAAGAGGTATCGGTCACCGGATTCGACAACATCTTCCTTTCGGCCCAGTTCACTCCGGCTCTGACAACTCTGGATCAGAACACATACGAAATAGGAAGAAGGGCCGCGAACCTACTGCTCCAGTATATAAGCGGCGAGAGGAAGAACAAGATCTCTTTTCAACTAGGAACCAGGCTGATTATCAGAGAATCTTCAAGGGCACGAAGGAAGTGATTTAGTGAGAGCGACTAGGCTCGTCGTTATAGGGGATCTGCATGCAGGACCCGATAGGTCGTCACTCAGAGGTACCCTCGTTAACGATCTCCTGAACGAATGGATCGACTTCGTCAACAAAAGCATTGAACCGGACGCGATTGTCGAACTCGGAGACAGAATTAATCCCGTCGATAGGGAAAGCGATATCAGGACACTTGGAGAGATGTCTGGAATACTTTCTAGATCAAGATGTCCGGTGTACTACATTACCGGGAACCACGATCTGGACAATCTTACTCAAGAGGAACACGAAAAAGCTATAGGCAGCAAGCTTGGTAACCGATCCGTCGTACTAAAGGGATTACGTTTACTGCTTCTCAATACTCAGGACCCGGTTATCCATGGTATTGGAGGCATGGTCTCGGATGAAGCTCTCGACTGGCTGGAATGGGAAATTGGAGCTTCTCCAGAGAAGAAAGTCGTTTTCACTCATCAGGCATTAGATGAACAGCCGCTCAAGAGGAATGTCCATTTTGAGAGCATCGAGAATCTTGCCTACGTTGTGAACAAGCAAGAACTTCTGCGGATATTTGAAAAGGCCGGAAACGTAATTGCTGCAATAAATGGCCACGTTCACTGGCCAAGCATTGCCTCTGAAAACGGAATTCTCTACGTCTCGGTGCCCTCGTTCACAGACACATGGAATCAACTGGGGAGCATTCCGGGTTCGTTTACTTTGATCGACTTCAGCGGAGAAGAGATAATCGTCGAAAACCATATGTTTAAACCGTCTATCCTTATGGGTCGCTTCAGAACAAACCGCAAAAAGGAGGGGTAAGAGATGAAACTTGGTTTCAAGACTTTCTTAGTGATTTTGGTTTCACTTGTACTTATTACCGGAACGGTGTTCTCGGTAACAAACCTTAGATTTTTCTTTCCCGTTCAGGTAGCCGGAGCGCTTGCCGTTCTAATGGATGGAGTCGTTGCAGACTTCAACAGCGAGCATCCAGATATCTTCGTCGAACCGATTTACAGTGGAAATTACGACCAGACAATGCAGAAGGCTGTAACAGCCGCTCAGGGAAAGAATCCGCCAGATGTTGCTCTTCTTCTCGCCATAGATATCTTCTCGCTTCTGGACATGAATCTTATAGAAGATATGGATCAGTTCCTGGTGGGAGAAGATGCGAACTTCACAGAACCTTTCTATGCCGGTTTCCTCGAGAATTCGATGATTGACGGCGTGACATGGAGCATACCATTCCAGAGAAGCACACCGATCTTCTACTACAACAAGGATCACTTCAGAGAAGTGGGACTGGATCCCGAAAATCCCCCAAAGACTTGGGAGGAATTGCTTGAGGCAGCGAAAAAGCTGACAATAAAGGATTCGCGTGGCAACGTTACTCGCTGGGGCTTCGAAGACATTACAGACGATACATGGACAATTCAGGCATGGATTCTTCAGGCCGGTGGGAAGTACGCGAATGAAACGGGAACTGAGTCGTACTTCGACACACCTGAAGTGGTAAAGGCAGTTGAGCAATGGACCTACATGACTAATGTCGAGAGAGTAATGCCGAGGCACCGAAGCTATGGAGCCGCATCCCAGGACTTCGTTGCCGGTGCAGCATCTATGATGTTTAATTCTACCGGAAGTCTCAGCTTCGTAAAGAGCTCGGCCACATTTGATTTTGGAGTGGCCCCGCTTCCTGGAGAAGCCAAGACAGCAGTTCCAACGGGAGGTGGAAACCTCTACATCTTCAAAGGAATTCCCGAAGAGAACAAGGAA
This is a stretch of genomic DNA from Mesotoga sp. BH458_6_3_2_1. It encodes these proteins:
- a CDS encoding DUF5050 domain-containing protein, encoding MKITFLPRSRLGKWGFSLSMAFILLLFAQIQFSLIPLPVFSVMTLGVAGFVLSIIAFIKRDRALGTLLSIIIGAVIIFVFGSILVMSTDLFKGFPVAKDYLEKAEGNDMSGDGMNLGDISQSGEQIFFVEKNRLYTINIDWTNRREVTNSPVSSIFLSGDWIYFTNDRDVSNLYRMRKDGSEQMKLSEDNVAHFYVLGDHIAYSTKKTLAEFNEIKKEALNTEDATVESDVGTLYMMKTDGSEKIALCKVSLEPGRVMISEEWIYFEDYQKLCKIRIDGSDYTLISERGRLGFVEDGWVYFVSVLDPETRAYDDLEICRMKKDGSETTVLSSVNKVSSSCFDNGWFYYVLHSEKGLYRMRPDGSEREKLNEINIWQFDGVAGNWMYITDYAGPRYRVKLDGSVGTRIN
- a CDS encoding S9 family peptidase, with product MSDRYLTIEEQLSLPIVNNPVISPDGKKLAYILKRADWNTNKYLQTVVVYDAAIKTILHVSNDEFDCSLPDWSPDSSKLAFLQKTGGENKNDVMIFDFEEKRAFKLLTFENDISQIKWSRKNDGLYLVAASPESDELKKRKENFGEFEYIDEEPKNSSLFFIHLSRAMKKYFSRFELPKDMRSEETLFDKLTDEKEFHVSSISLSPDGNYVALMAPPTSDVNDFDEAKVMLMDSERKLKELPFKHPRGFVFSPDSKELAVVVPDGEDPWMDNGAIEIADLFNLSKERINVEDDLNVELVSWTERGFFVSWIENSTISLGLLDMNGHLERLTDQDELVLTSSVTLDGKHIATAMGTNAEPLEIYLDGKKITEIAVFYPYRKRVRKERISWKSYDGTEIHGVLNLPEDFDSSKRYPLVVLVHGGPTWTALAAMITSSYYPVEQLVSKGVLVLEPNYRGSEGQGRDFRKLNYRNLGIGDYEDVVSGVDRLIEKGFVDKDLLGVMGWSQGGYISAFCATYGNRFKAASVGAGISNWMTYHVNTDIHEFCHRHLGNNPWEDPQIYEQTSPMTYIKNASTPTLIQHGASDTRVPPPNAFELYQGLREMGVPVRLVIYKGMGHGADKPGIHRAIMRQNLAWFSHYLLDEPLEEALMLKQSEIEKTEEK
- a CDS encoding DUF1254 domain-containing protein, with the protein product MVSKRLVITCFLLLVMISSLFSVQPELTLDPAEAKSIAREAYIFAYPMLENYRTMYLQLLSWGKPNEFTHFKQLYGPKNTMIVRPNNDTVYSMVWMDLTVEPIVISIPEIQNRYFAFQLVDMYTHNLDYIGARTTGPGPTTFMVAGPKWEGEIPSGIDKVVFSEGNFVYCVVRTGVNSELEGDLQKVLEIQQQYKSQTLNDYCGNPVMEESHTLDLPPFDQAVADSIGFIGYFNFLLGQLEIHPSEKDLIQGFSKIGIGPDYPFDPTGFSEPIREAIEAAIVEARDEIYAMETKIGTIQDGWSLPERIFGNRERMQGLYLMRAAAAHLGLYGNDLEETFYPNCLFDGDGETLDASEYNYVINFSKDQLPPVDPRGFWSLTMYNEGQQFVENPLNRYSIGDRSKLKYGEDGSLVLYLQHESPGASKESNWLPTPDGEFKLTMRIYIPLPEGLDPLYCPPPVQKAGAVGE
- a CDS encoding MGH1-like glycoside hydrolase domain-containing protein; protein product: MKILKNGNLMAVTDERGIIDCESEKAAGLYLEDTRFISRMILKASIYLKRLHIDFSWDRTEARYLGRSRPEVPHFDILLSETLRVVGNTLYVELMASNYSLEEVQLTFDYEISCAFDDIFTIRGENDAYSGLETSRTVSASSLNSLEYESDYEKDVIENSLPSLALKLRPGQSATASGKLRLSKAVKKEEIFKDMLSERPVGNLQLIGNVNQVGEREIGDLKMLMIPTVYGDFPGAGLPWYATVFGRDSLIFGLQTVDLLPEITRNILKIHSLLQSCEEEIYSEAQPGKIVHETRLNELSLSGRLPFERYYGTIDATLLFIMLSHRYYRQTGDLDFIKSIEKNIMAAAKWIDEYADPDNDGYVEFAPSGGGLVNQGWKDSADSVNFADGRLAEPPLALVEVQGYLYDAFKCLEKLVVLFDKQEMASLYASKAATLKPNFNRDFWLENESYFATALDKNKTPVDSITSNPGHCLMTGIVDEDKADALADRLFSEDMYTGWGIRTLSSKMKRYNPFSYHNGSVWPHDNSLIMLGLTNYGFFEKAKRLASDLLKAKEKYRDNRLPELFSGLSTSETAGRLAEYPASCSPQLWSIGTLFVISSVLAPDSA
- a CDS encoding SGNH/GDSL hydrolase family protein, which translates into the protein MKDYNSYELKMRRLHMNTVVCIGDSITYGRVGASYFEMLKSEFGGKFKFINSGINGNLSYDVLKRVDGVTSLKPDIAVLLVGTNDVWATYSEKTMKAYIRKNRLPERPSKESYARNLVEILKRLKTAPIAHIGVMSLPLITEEPEHILFKRSVEYSELIKRITSQMDLCYIDLNERQRDYLTKDKKNPSSGREVSWEFTLRMIFKHILLRKSWDELSQENGFLLTVDHVHQNSTGAALIKDCASEFLKKLSLPDG